A single Oncorhynchus nerka isolate Pitt River linkage group LG10, Oner_Uvic_2.0, whole genome shotgun sequence DNA region contains:
- the LOC115135247 gene encoding LOW QUALITY PROTEIN: mRNA decay activator protein ZFP36L2-A-like (The sequence of the model RefSeq protein was modified relative to this genomic sequence to represent the inferred CDS: deleted 2 bases in 1 codon) encodes MSATILSAFYDIEMLYKQDMNMNAVNHINSILDKKAVGPPVTTHSSNSSFAPGFFRRSSTTNMEAMTNNSNKYSANSYSNLMENATSSSTAIMNKENKFRDRTYSENGDRSQQLQIVQQKPGSQINSTRYKTELCRPFEENGACKYGEKCQFAHGYHELRNLSRHPKYKTEPCRTFHTIGFCPYGPRCHFIHNADERRPAPSNANVQGEPKSARELCGYGQNGDVPQQVGYNRDRPKLHHSLSFSGFSSHHGLESPLLESPTSRTPPPPSNSSCSLNYYEDVRSPNSMSCVNSAFSFPGHDLKALLAPLALHTQNGYGNNHFNGAYYGNIQANMCPPSPPYNMSHLQSLRRLNDSPVFDSPPSPPDSLSDRESYASGSLSSSGSLSGSESPSLDAGKRLPIFSRLSISDD; translated from the exons ATGTCTGCAACCATCTTGTCCGCTTTCTACGACATCGAAATGCTTTACAAG CAAGATATGAACATGAACGCTGTGAATCACATCAATAGCATACTGGACAAGAAAGCGGTGGGGCCTCCAGTGACCACACACAGCTCCAATAGTTCTTTCGCGCCTGGATTTTTCCGTAGAAGCTCGACCACCAACATGGAAGCAATGACCAACAACAGCAACAAGTACTCTGCCAACTCCTACAGTAATTTGATGGAGAACGCAACGAGCAGCAGCACTGCCATTATGAACAAGGAGAACAAGTTCCGCGACCGGACATACAGCGAGAATGGGGACCGCAGCCAGCAGTTGCAGATCGTGCAGCAGAAGCCAGGCTCTCAGATCAACTCCACCCGCTACAAGACCGAACTCTGCAGACCCTTCGAGGAGAACGGAGCGTGCAAATACGGAGAGAAATGCCAGTTCGCGCACGGCTACCATGAGCTGAGAAATTTGTCTCGTCACCCTAAGTATAAAACCGAGCCCTGTCGCACTTTCCACACTATTGGCTTCTGCCCCTACGGTCCCCGCTGTCATTTTATCCACAACGCGGATGAGCGCAGACCCGCTCCAAGCAACGCCAACGTGCAGGGGGAACCCAAATCGGCTCGCGAGCTCTGCGGCTATGGTCAAAACGGCGACGTGCCGCAGCAAGTTGGGTACAACCGGGACAGACCAAAGCTTCACCACAGCCTGAGTTTTTCAGGCTTTTCCAGCCACCACGGACTTGAGTCGCCACTACTCGAGAGCCCTACGTCGCGCACACCACCACCCCCCTCaaactcctcttgctctctcaaCTATTATGAGGACGTACGGTCTCCCAACTCCATGTCTTGTGTGAACAGTGCATTCAGTTTTCCTGGACATGACCTGAAAGCCTTACTTGCTCCCCTGGCCTTGCATACGCAAAACGGCTATGGCAACAACCATTTCAATGGTGCCTACTACGGGAACATTCAAGCCAACATGtgccccccttctccccct taCAACATGAGCCACTTGCAGTCCCTGCGCCGCCTCAACGATTCACCGGTGTTCGACTCCCCTCCTAGCCCGCCCGACTCCCTCTCAGACCGGGAGAGCTATGCGAGCGGGTCCCTCAGCTCTTCTGGGAGTCTTAGCGGCTCTGAGTCTCCGAGTTTGGATGCTGGGAAACGTTTGCCAATCTTCAGCAGGCTGTCGATTTCTGATGACTAG